From one Paenibacillus sp. FSL K6-1330 genomic stretch:
- the panD gene encoding aspartate 1-decarboxylase, with translation MFREMHKSKIHRAVVTEANLNYVGSITIDQDILDASDILENEKVQVVNINNGARLETYVITGPRGSGMVCLNGAAARLVQPGDRVIIISYAMMEESVARTYRPHVVILDEHNRIVTEDYQELHSTTV, from the coding sequence ATGTTTAGAGAGATGCATAAGTCCAAAATTCACCGTGCTGTCGTGACGGAGGCCAATTTGAATTACGTGGGAAGCATAACCATCGATCAGGATATTTTGGATGCATCGGACATCCTGGAGAACGAAAAAGTGCAAGTTGTCAATATAAATAACGGAGCCAGGCTGGAGACGTATGTGATAACAGGCCCCAGAGGCTCGGGTATGGTTTGCTTGAACGGCGCCGCTGCCAGACTTGTGCAGCCGGGCGACCGCGTCATTATTATTTCTTATGCAATGATGGAGGAATCGGTAGCCCGGACGTATCGTCCGCATGTCGTCATTTTGGACGAGCATAATCGCATCGTAACGGAGGATTATCAAGAACTGCATTCCACAACGGTGTAA
- a CDS encoding CueP family metal-binding protein: MKKGLLIASVLLLSLVSVACNNDNSVSNEVGTQEIKEKVHAYSVGTFEDVTASITSHELIVTDNGKKTSFDLPENEFFVSIAPFIEYTHECAIHNLTGCQGELVDKNFDVLIRDEEGNVVMDENITSLKNGFIDLWLPRDRTYQVKIEYDGKTVESEIATFKDDNTCTTTMQLT; encoded by the coding sequence ATGAAAAAGGGTTTGCTCATAGCTTCGGTTTTATTACTAAGTCTTGTGTCAGTAGCTTGTAACAACGATAATAGTGTATCGAATGAAGTGGGGACACAGGAAATTAAAGAAAAAGTCCATGCGTATAGTGTCGGTACCTTTGAGGATGTAACTGCATCCATTACATCACATGAACTAATTGTGACTGATAATGGTAAAAAGACTTCTTTTGACCTTCCAGAGAACGAATTTTTTGTTTCGATTGCACCGTTTATTGAATACACGCATGAATGTGCTATCCACAATTTAACGGGGTGCCAAGGCGAATTAGTAGATAAAAACTTCGATGTGCTTATTCGGGATGAAGAAGGTAATGTGGTGATGGATGAAAACATTACTTCTTTAAAGAATGGTTTTATTGATCTATGGTTACCGCGAGATCGGACATATCAAGTGAAAATTGAGTATGATGGCAAAACAGTAGAATCTGAAATCGCTACTTTTAAAGATGACAATACTTGTACCACAACGATGCAACTAACATAA
- a CDS encoding DUF1877 family protein, which produces MGMYGYYFAIDDKLVQQIATGEIALENLKIEDYPGLDIDRSWEAIHYLLCGDIVEGEPPLSYVDPMTTERGIDFGSFGAFFLRAEQVAQALQIISELNEAQLRLRYDFPTMIKDEVYPLEPGMVLHFLNPIIS; this is translated from the coding sequence ATGGGGATGTACGGATATTACTTTGCTATTGATGACAAACTGGTGCAGCAAATCGCTACCGGCGAAATTGCATTGGAGAATTTGAAAATAGAGGATTATCCCGGACTGGATATTGATAGATCCTGGGAGGCGATTCACTACTTGCTTTGTGGAGATATAGTCGAAGGTGAGCCCCCTCTTAGCTATGTTGATCCAATGACGACAGAGCGAGGCATCGACTTTGGATCATTCGGTGCGTTTTTCTTGCGTGCAGAGCAAGTTGCACAAGCGCTTCAGATTATTTCTGAGCTGAACGAAGCGCAGCTCCGCTTGCGATATGATTTTCCGACCATGATCAAGGACGAGGTATATCCTCTTGAACCTGGCATGGTTCTACATTTTCTGAATCCAATCATATCGTAA